The DNA region TTTTTTatgtgttacaagttgcttctacatAAGTAGATTTTACACAAATAAATTACACACACTCAAAGAAAAGTATGCATAAAGTTGATATCTTTTCTCTAAGAAACAAACTTGTCAAATTGTTGTAGCACTTGCATTTTTCTTCAATTCTTCAGGTCCTACTTATATATCATAAAAAAGAGACCGTTGGAGGGCAAAATGAGGATACCAGGTAGAACGGCTACTTATATATCATAAAAAAGAGTTTGTTGGAGGGCAAAATGAGGATACCAAGTAGAGCGGTTGTCCACTATTGGAttggtgaaaggagtgatatATAGTACAGTCTTTCGCCCATAATTTCAATGACgggtgtgatgtatagtactgtcaTTTGCCCATGATATCAGGTATTGAAATgaatatttgatttgtaccatgtactatttgcTCATGTACCAattttgatcttatctttaaattcattggcttctgatgaaagttgatgaagcatgaaaagAAGAAACACACAGTTGGATCAGAAACTTCAaaatcttcagtcagaaccttgacagtgtcagcagtctggcttgagatcttcagaatcttcatcTAAGTAACAAAATTTTAGAAGTTTGTCATTCTTCATAAGCTTgatgatcagagtcacgtccagaagtAGAAACAGAGAGAATGTTGCAGCAGCAACATAACGTCTCTTCAAAAACTTCTCAAGAGTGAATCAGCACAGAAGTAGAAAGATTATTGCAGCAGTAACTTgacatctttcagaacttctcatgatTAACGCAGAAGCGAAATTTGGAACATAATATTCAGAAACTAATGatgttgcacgtcatatactcagaatcagaatttgttgttaaagctacacaatgACAAATCATTAaggtaccaaaattattctcacacaaatataACATTGTTACCATCAAAACTCAAtgtatagatgcagaaccaaatcttgtttTAACACTTACTAGCCTGTTATATTAGGTTTTCACCTATGAATTGACAGTTTCCACTAGTGGATTTTCTTTCAATTCTATCTCCAGCATAGTGAGCATCACATAATCTAACTAGCTTATAATATGGGGATTTTTTATAAAGAAATCATGGATTAGTTATTCCTTTTAGATACCTAGagattctcttaacaacaattaagtgagtttctctaggatctgaaTGAAACCTTGAACGCAAGCAGACTCTAAACAATATATCATCCATAAAACTATGAGGTAAAGCAATGAATCAATCATACCTTTATATAGCTTCTGATTCGCCTCGGTGCTACTTTCTTCTTTGTTCAGACagcatgttggatgcattggagttaACATAATCTTGGAGTCCCCAAGATTAAACTTTTTCAGAAGCTCCTTTGTGTACTTAGACTGATGAACATGAGTTCCATTTTTacttggatttatttgaattccTAATAAGAACTTCAATTCATCCATCATACTTGTCTCAAACTTAACATGTATAGTCTCAGAAAATTCTTTGTAAAGAGAGGAATTAGTAGAACCAAatattatgtcatcaacataaacttggATAATCAAGATTTCCTTATTCAGAGTCTTTCTGAATAATGTAGTGTCAACCTGTCCTTTTTGAAAACATTTTTTAATAGGAAATTGCTCAGTCTCTCAGGCTAAGCTCTTGGAGATTGTTTGAGTCCATAGAGTGATTTCTTGAGTTTATAAACAAAATATGGGTGGACAGATTCCTCAAAATCAGGAGGTTgtttgacatacacttcttcagaaatgactccattcaagaaggcactcttgacatccatttgatataaaACAATATCATGGTTAATAGCATAAGAGAGAAGAAGTCGGATTATCTCTAACCTTGTCACAAGAGCAAAGATTTCGGAGAAATCTATACCTTTTTGCTGACTGTAACCTTGAGTTACAAGTTTAGCCTCATTTCTTACCATTTCTCCTTactcattcagcttgtttctgaacactCATTTTGTTCTAATGATGTTCTTCTGCCATGACCTGGAAACtagatcccaaacatcatttctCTGGCACTGGTTCAGGTCTTCTTGCATAGCAACAATCCATCCATCATCTGATAAAGCTTCATCCACAGAAGTTGGATATATCAAGGAAATAAATCTTAGCATACAAGTATCATCTTTGAATGTTAATCTAGTTTTCAGGGGATCATCTTTATTTCCAGTGATTAGCTCTTCTGGATGAGAAGCTTTATATTTGAAGGGATTCTTGGGTTGAGTTGGAACTTATGAACCATCTTGGCCTTCTTCAAAATTTGCAGCTTCTGGGTAAGCTTCAGAAGTTGGTTATCTTCTGGTACACCATCCTTTGAGCCCCTAATTTCTTAAAGTTCATCCTCTGGATGATCTTCAGAGACTTGTATATCTGCAACACTTTCAAAAAATAGTTTGTTGGAAGGGTTTACTATATCTTCTTTCAAAAATAGTTTGTTGTGAGGGTGTGTAATTTTTTCGTCCAAAAATTGTAGTTGAGAGAGGGTTTGCAATTTTTCCGTCCAAAAGTTGTAACTGAGTGAGGGTTTACAATTTTTCCGTTCAAAAATTGTAATTGAGAAAGAGTTTGCAATTTTTCCATTCAAAAATTACAATTTGGAGCGTTTGTAATTTTCTCCTTGAAATTGCAATTTAATGAagagtttgtaattttattttgtaaatatttgaAGTTGAACAATGAATTTGTGAGTTCTGTTtttgaatttatttattttgctCTTTTTTCTTTTTATGGGTAAGCTTCCGCGTGCgtataaatttatttattttttcgttttttttttaacAATTAGTATCGGAGCTAAGGTTTTGATCAAGGAAGGAAGGAATAGTTTGTTAAAAGGGTTTGTAATTTTTCGTTCAAAAATTGTAATTGAGAGAGGGTTTATAATTTTTTCGTTTAGAAATTGCAATTTGAAAAGTTTATAATTTTCCGATCCAAAAATTATAATCGAGAAAGAATTCACAATTTTTTCATTCAAAAATTATAATTGAGAGAGGATTTACAATTTTGGGGGTTTGCAATTTTCTCCTTAAAATTATAATTTAATGAAAGAGTTTGTAATTTTGTTTTGTAAATATTTGAAATTGAATAATgagttttattttaaaaaatattttttgctctttttttctttttgtgagTATACTAACGCGTGCGTATAAATTTTTTTTTCTCAACAAATTTGAAAGAAGTTCATAAACAAAAAATATGTAAAAAATTAGAGTGATCTATAACAATTTCAAGTTATTTAGTAATGCTTAATTTTTTTGTCCATTAATTACGAGTTTGGTTGTTGCAGTTAGATTTTTTCTTTATACTGAATGATTAATTTTGACATCAAATAACATAAATTATGTAATTGAAGATCAAAATATAGTTAAAattacaatttttttaaaaaaaaatattttttataaaagactattttaaataaattcaaaattaagagattttttaaaattttgatatctAACAAAAAttctaataaaatgatgaaatatctAATATAatcttttaaaaataaatattcaaactaaattttcattcaaaaaatttatgaaaattttgtGTAAATTATTTTTACACAAAATTATATTacaatataaaaaatatttaaaaaaaaacaaaacaaacgGCATTCGTGTAACTTTATGTTCATTTTATTTGTTGTCCGGCATTAAGAATTCTTATTGCTTTGCCTTTGATTGGTTTGACTCATGCCATTTTCTTCAACTAATACTAAAATTTGTCTTAGAACATGTAGTATGTATAGACATGAAGGAATTAAGTATTGTGTTTTTCTTTGCCTTCTTGTTGATTAGTAATTAATATACATGTAAACTAAAATTAAGCTATAAAATGCAGCAATATATGGTTTTGTGTGGTGTCATATGAACTGAATTCATTCAGACAAAATTGAATCTAATGAAATTGCTACCTATTTCTGAAGCAGTCGAAGTGGACCAAAGGGTATGAAGGGTGAACTAAAAGATGCTACCCTAATCAATTATAATTGTAGAGCATCAAATACATTACTTCAATTTGATGATGTTGATGAGATGATATCATCCACCATGGCTATGGCTGATAAGTCGAAGGctaaaatagtaaaataataaGATATATGATTTTCCACGTCCGTTCAATTTTGAAAGGGGGAGTTGTTAAAAGTTGAATTCAGAAGAAATAGAAATATACTAATAATAAATAGGAAAAAGCGAAAGCAAAGAAATAGCATAACTAAATTTAATCCATTCCTGTGATCTTTATCTAATCTATCTATCTATATCCTTTTCTTTCACCCCAAAATCACTCTCCGCAAGGAACAAAACACAACAATACATGGAGAAAATGGAGGATGAATCTCCCAGGAATAGAGTCAAATTCCTTTGCAGTTATGGCGGAAAGGTTCTTCCTAGGCCCTCCGATGGAGTCCTTAAGTATGTAGGCGGCGAGACTCGCGTCATTTGTATTCCCCGCGACGCCACTTTCGCAGGTATGTATATTCCATTCTATTACAATGACAAAAGAAATTTGTGATTATAATGATAATGTAGTAATGTATGTAATCAGATATGATGAAGAAGGTGAGTGGCGTGGTTGATGGCGAGGTGGTGTTGAAGTACCAGGTGATTCCTGAAGAACTTGATACATTGGTGTCTGTTAGAACAGAAGATGACTTGAAGCACATGATTACGGAACTTGATCGGCACGAGAGTAGTGGATCATCATTGCTTCGCACATTTCTGTTTCCTTTGAAGCCATTGATAGTTGACAACCAGAGTCAGATGCAAATGCAACAAGCAGCACCACATTCACTTCCTGTTGAACCATATTTCTTAGAACAGCGTTACCTTGATGCCATCAACGGAATCATACGCCCAAGCCCCGGCTCTAAATATGCGGCTTGCTCTACGTGTTCTTCGCCAAAATCAACCTCTCCAGATGGATGTACTAGCGGGGAATCACCGTTCCACTACCAAGGTATGCAGCAGTTACAGAAGGGTATGGTTTCAATGCAGAGAGTGAGAAGCTCTCCAAGTTTATCCAGCCTTACAAACAGCTACAATAATACACAACAGTTacagcagcagcagcagcaaccGCATAATCACGGTATTAGTAGAAGTAGGAGTAGTCATTATCAATACCAGCAACTCTCTCTTGTTGGTGGACTTAGACCAATACATGAAGTAGGGATTGGAATGGGAATGGGAATGGGAAGGATATCTCCATCTCAGATGAGTATGAATATGATGACAGATAATATGAGTAGTAGCAGTAGTAGGGGTATGAATTACTATTACTCTAATGCAAACAGACCCCATAAAGGTTATGCATACCATGATGATTCAGTTGGTCATGTTATTCCATCAGTCCCCCGGAGTCCCAGAACGTATTTAGGTGAATGACTATCACTTCATTCCTCTCCTCTTATTTAGGTGAATGACTATCACTTCATTCCTCTCCTCCTCTTTCCTCAACTACATTCTTTCATCcatttgtatatatgtacattAGAACCGAACTGTTGTAAATCAGTAATTGTAGTTTTTCGTTTTATTTGGTTCCATTCTAAGGAACTAACAAATTCATAGATTAGATTGTCTACTTCGGatactattattattattgggttcaAGTATCTGCTGCTTACGTTGCTATCTAAGAGGATCTTGCATTTCTGATTAACATGCAAACGATCATTCCTTTTTTAGGAAGCAAAGTAGTAGTGTCATTTCTTCTAATAGGTTCAGGCAAATTTATCTTATTTTTCTTATATCAAATTACAACATTTTCGGCCTGTAAACTCCATCCACAATACATGTAATTCAGACAAAATTTCCAAAAGATACAGAAACGTGTGCGTCAATGAGCACCTATAATAAACAAATAAAGTCTAATTATATTAAGAGAAGATCCGCTCGCACTCAATTGACAAAAATCCCTAAGAATTTAGCACAGGAGAAgcataaaataaaaataatcccTATTCAATAATCTCTATTAACTCATTTAGAGTCTGTAAAATCAGCATCAATCACATCTCCTTCAGGTCCCTCCTTGCCTGACGATTCTGAGGGGCCAGACTCACTACCTGGTGGTGTAGGTCCTGCTTGTCCTGCAGCTCCAGGTTGGTTATATAGAGACTGACCAAGCTGCATAACTTCCTGGTTGAGGGCAGCCAAGGCATCTTTAATAGTTTGAGTCGAACCACCGGTAATAGCTTCTTTAAGTTCTCCCAGTTTAGCTTCCACCTTCTCTTTAACAGGGGCGGGAACTTTCTCTCCTAGCTCTTTCAATTGCTTCTCAGTCTGGTAGACAACAGAGTCTGCCTGGTTCTTGGTGTCAATTGCTTCCCTCTTTTCTTTGTCCTCTTTTGAAAATCTCTCTGCCTCGCTCACCATTCTCTCAACCTGCAAATCATTCAAGAGATAAGCATCAGAACTGTTTCCCGTTATAATCATATAAGGAGGAGTCATTCACAAAATCATCCTGTAATGGTAATAGAAGATACCTCATCACCAGGCAAAGTGCTGGCACCAGTAATGGTAATATCTTGTTTCTTTCCTGTGCCCTTGTCTATGGCAGCAACCGATAGAATACCATTTGCATCAATGTCAAATTTCACCTCGATTTGAGGAACCCCACGAGGAGCGGGAGGGATACCGTCTAAACGGAAGCTACCAAGAGATTTATTGTCCCTAACAAATTCTCTCTCGCCTTGAAGGACATTGATTTCTACACTTGTCTGCCCATCAGCAGCAGTAGAGAAAACCTCTGATTTTGAAGTGGGAAGGGTAGTGTTTCTTGGAATAATCTTGGTCATCACACCACCAAGAGTTTCCAACCCCAATGACAGTGGAGAAACATCCAACAGCACAATGTCACTAACATCTCCAGCCAAAACACCAGCCTAAAATCAACCGAAATTAAACATGAGGATGgtgataataataataatcaacaatTAAAACATAGTATCCAAACAATTTTTTAATGGCACTCCAATCAAACAAACATTCTTTCCTGCTTAACTACAGCTTAATATAAATTGGAAAAACTGCATCATTGGACTGTGAGAAAGGCTAGCCCTACCTGAACAGCAGCTCCAAGGGCAACCACCTCATCTGGATTAACAGTGACATTTGGATCCTTCCCAATCAGCTTCTTTACAAGCTCCTGAACAGCAGGAATACGTGTTGATCCACCAACAAGAATCACCTCATCAATATCCTTAATTGAAAGCTTTGCATCCCTCAAGGAATTTTCCACTGGTGTCCTAAGTCTGAAACACAATTCATACAAATATTAATAtatatgaatagtttaagctaGAATATCTGTATGAAACAAACAAGCTCGGGGACAGGGTATTTTAAATTGGAGGGTGAAAATGGATTCAGTAAATTATTTTTACCTGTCAAGGAGATCTGAACACA from Lathyrus oleraceus cultivar Zhongwan6 chromosome 1, CAAS_Psat_ZW6_1.0, whole genome shotgun sequence includes:
- the LOC127086055 gene encoding uncharacterized protein LOC127086055 isoform X2 produces the protein MEKMEDESPRNRVKFLCSYGGKVLPRPSDGVLKYVGGETRVICIPRDATFADMMKKVSGVVDGEVVLKYQVIPEELDTLVSVRTEDDLKHMITELDRHESSGSSLLRTFLFPLKPLIVDNQSQMQMQQAAPHSLPVEPYFLEQRYLDAINGIIRPSPGSKYAACSTCSSPKSTSPDGCTSGESPFHYQGMQQLQKGMVSMQRVRSSPSLSSLTNSYNNTQQLQQQQQQPHNHGISRSRSSHYQYQQLSLVGGLRPIHEVGIGMGMGMGRISPSQMSMNMMTDNMSSSSSRGMNYYYSNANRPHKGYAYHDDSVGHVIPSVPRSPRTYLGE
- the LOC127086055 gene encoding uncharacterized protein LOC127086055 isoform X1; this encodes MEKMEDESPRNRVKFLCSYGGKVLPRPSDGVLKYVGGETRVICIPRDATFADMMKKVSGVVDGEVVLKYQVIPEELDTLVSVRTEDDLKHMITELDRHESSGSSLLRTFLFPLKPLIVDNQSQMQMQQAAPHSLPVEPYFLEQRYLDAINGIIRPSPGSKYAACSTCSSPKSTSPDGCTSGESPFHYQGMQQLQKGMVSMQRVRSSPSLSSLTNSYNNTQQLQQQQQQPHNHGISRSRSSHYQYQQLSLVGGLRPIHEVGIGMGMGMGRISPSQMSMNMMTDNMSSSSSRGMNYYYSNANRPHKGYAYHDDSVGHVIPSVPRSPRTYLGE